ttaaaaatcctatcatcatttaaaatatattctttttaaatatatgtaattataaaaaaaatatattttaaatgatgataaaatttttagatatgtgtatcttcaagtaatttaataagataaattaattaattttaaattcttttaagtattaaaaattcaacactatgatttaaaatttaaaattagttaaattataattacttaaaatgtagaaatttaaaaattatttatttgtattattttttaattttattttattataataaaaattttaattaaaataaaaataaaaaaatataaaaagtcttcCCGACTGCTGGCAGTCGGGAAAACCTAGCTTTCCCAACTGTTGGCAGTCGGGAAAACCTGACTTTCCCAACTGCTAGCAGTCGGGGATTTCAAcaatccccgcacctcgcggtgcgggggttgctGAAACTCCCGCACCGCAAGGTGCGGGAATTGttgaaatccccgcacctcgcggtgcgggggttgctgaaactcccgcaccgcgaggtgtgGGAATTGTTaaaatccccgcacctcgcggtgcggggggtTGCAAactcccgcaccgcgaggtgcggagattgctgaaatccccgcacctcaCGGTGCGGGGTTGCTGAAAacctccgcaccgcgaggtgcggaggtttTTATGGCCGCGGctaccatggccgcggccatgcttttgtgtgtgtgagtatgtgtatatatatgtgtgtgtgtgtgtgtgctgagttgctgtgtgtgtatatatatatatgggtgtgtgtgtgagctTGCTAGTTGCATGGCCACGACTGTTATGGCTGCGGCCAtgctctgtatatatatatatatatatatgtatgtgtttgtgtgtgtatatgatgtaggagggaaagagagatgcgAGATGATGGTCGGTgatgagaggtgatcggagaAGAAGGTTGGCTGTGGGCTGTGGGGGGGgataaaataggtattttaaaattattagaaattttgatAAGACGTGGGTTATGAAGAGTAATTTTTCGGGTTCgcgatagaatttccctaatcTCAAATAGTGGATCCCAAAAATTTTGCTGCCTTTATGTATTGTTGTCATCTACTGTAATTCTATCTTTTTTCACAATATTGTTATCGCAGTTGTAATAGTTACTGTTAAAGCACGAAGTTCcgataaaaaagataaatttgacaAATTATAGTATAATCTATTTGTTATCTGTTTCAACAGACACAAATCTAACCCATGAGTCCAATCCATGcaagcttaaaaaaaaaatgaaataactttttgacccaaaaaatgatgatattttttttttttttccaaatccaagcccaaatctaaaattaaaccCAAACCTAACCTCTAattctcaatttcaaatttcatcatCTAATGTATAAGAGTTCGAATTCATCACTATTCCTTTGTCTCTAGTTAGAATTTATTGCCAATCGCACACCATCGACCACCATTACAGTTcgttaaattctgattttttgttttttttttattgatgaaatttataatataatttttttaaaacccCTAAGATAATAAACTCTAGACCCGCCTATGCACTGGAGACGGCATCTAAAATCTATCTTGCttgctttgtttttttttttcgaatttatttatagaatattgaACTTTTTCCTGTGCGtgcgcgcgcgagagagagagagggagcttTCACGCATGGGAGATTTCTCGGGAGGCATCTCAGGCCAGGAGGGACCACCCCCTCCtgttgttttttctttcattttccctttCACTTTCACTGTCTCTCCCACCAAACTCCACCAACCCACGGCAgcctttttctttcatttgctTTGACTtctgcaaatttttttttttttttccattttactCGGTAGtagttgttttcttttttctggaaaattttattattatggaattaattcgatttttttaaagcaatttaatttaaaaatattagtaaattgattttaaaaatatattaaataatgttaaaatttaatacagtaatatttattattaaattagaaaatatagattaaatttttacagtattaaaaattacaggtaaagtaaaaaaaatagaattaatgtttattaataaataaataaaatgagaatttaaatagaaaataagataagaaatgaaattatagaaaatggttaaaaatagataaaagagAGCTAACTTGGACTAATGCTAACTTAAAATTCTAGTCCACATAGGTTGTCCCAGACAACAAGAAAGATGTCACAGCATACGTCAATGCCCTCTAATCATACACTAGATATATATGAATAAAGCTATTTACTAGATATATATGAATAAagttatttgtataaaaaaggttacataaaaagttataaaatgaccaaattaccCCTTCTTTGTCTCCATTGTCTCGCCTCGCCTCTCCTCTATCTTTCTCTCGCTTAGCCCTCGCTACTTGTCTCCcacctatgttgcacggaaacggaaacataaaaatgaatatttttctaaaaaaatagacataaatagagttcgaaataaaaataagagatgTTTTAGAAATGAAGAAACGACTTTTATGAGGTGTTTTCATGCGACATAGCCTCTCGTCGTTGCCTGTTGCACCTCGATTGGTTTGAGTGGTCGCCAGTTACTAAAGATTGTAGCGGGGAGGAGGTGAGGCGGCAAGGTGCAGAGGGACGAGAAACGACAAGAAGGGAAGGTTGCAACTGCGAGAGGAGGCAAGACGGCAACGAGGTTGtaggcgagggcgaggcgggTGGGGAGacaagggaaagagagagaagaggatgAACAAATCGCGATATATCGCGCCTGTAAAAGGGTTCTGTGAACCCCTTCTATACAAATAGTGCagtttagatatatatatatatatgtatatattaatgtGACAtcgaataaaatattataattttgtgtttaaataatattattatatgtatatattatttatttctaaatatcaCGAGCAatgttaataataaatataaagataataattaagttttaataaatataaattattttgtttattaattaaagatTCTAATGCATTTAACAAGTATTACCCAAATATTAATGGTGTGACTTGGGAACTCAGTAACGTGCGTTTGAAAAGTTGggatggaatttattttttaattaaattttaagaaatttcattgaataattttttctttttgtataaaattcaaaatccatcttagtttataaaataaagaattttcttaaaatcaaataattaaaattcttatggatgggtaagaattaaaattctataaaattgaaatttcggCCTACTTTCCATCGCTTCCATCGCAATCAAACACATGTTTTTCTATAGAGCAAGAGAATACGACAAAGGGGCTTTAAGAATGAGAGTAAGAAGATAAAATTGCCTCCACCTACTTTGTAAATTTGCAATGTGGACTACTAccattctctctcctctctcttttcaTGACTGTTGCCTTGTCATTGACCTCGCGGCTATCGCCTCCCGTCACCTCATCGATCATCATTGTATTTTCAAGTTGTGGCGAGATAAGGTGACAATAGCATGGTAACAAGGTACGGCGGCAAGGCAATAACCATGAGAGATGGAGAGAGCAGAGCAAGGAGAGGAGAGggcaatttcatttttttttggtccCATTTCAATAACCCTGCCAGTTTTCTGGGCTTTCAAGACTTTTCCATCAAAGACACCCtaatagtatttatttaatatcTGCGCATAACGCCGTCTCATAACAAATTCTTCCGCACAGAGCAAGCTGTCCGGCCGGCCTCTGAACTTCAAGCAAGCGGAAATGGAGAAGCAAACCAGAGGCTACAAAGCTCACGTTCTCGTTATCCCCTTCCCTGCCCAAGGCCACATTAATCCAATGCTCCAATTCTCCAAGCGCTTACTCTCCAAAGGCATCAAACCCACCTTCGCCAACACCGTCTACATCTCCAAGTCTATGCACGGTGCCGACGCCGCCTGCTCCATCGCCCTCGCCACCATCTCCGACGGCTACGACGACGGTGGACATGCCCAGGCCGAAAGCCCTGAGACCTACCTCGCCAAGTTCGAGGAAGTTGGGTCGCGAACTCTAGCCTCTCTCATCAAGGAGCTCGTCGACGTCGGCCAGCCGGTTGATGCCGTGATCTACGACGGATTCTTGCCGTGGGCTCTCGATGTGGCCAAGGAATTTGGGCTGGTCGGAGTTGCGTTTTTCACTCAATCTTGCGCCGTCAACAACATATATTACCATGTCCAGCGGGGGATTCTTCCGGTTCCGCTGTCGGGTTCGCCGGTTCTGGTTCCAGGGTTGCCGCCGTTGGAGCCATGGGAGACGCCTTCTTACGTGCATGATCATGGGGCGTATCCTGGTTTCGTTCACATGGTGCTGAATCAGTTCTGTAATATTGAAAAAGCGGACTGGGTCCTCTTCACCGTTTTCTACAAGTTGGAGGAAGAGGTAATAATAAGGAtctgaaatattttcatgataCATGAATGTtcgtttgttatttttttttaacaacaaTCGtttatacacataatatatagcCCAAATGAAAGACATCGAGCAGAAatcaaataaccaaaaatcaGGGGCCAATTATCGGGAGACTCTCAATATATGTAGTGGCATGCGAGAataaaacaaattgaagaaCCAACAAGGAATTGGTACGTAATTCTATGGTAGAAATCACTAGGCCTTACCTTAGCCAAGGCTTGACTCtgatatatatatgatgttagAACAGCTATTTGATTAAAACAAAGACTATGTATATGGAGAATTTGATACCATATCAAGAGAAACACTGAATTGATCAAATCAATTAATTGTGTAATGTTTAGAATCACACCTACGTACCATGTTAACACCCATAAATccgaatttgaattttagacACAGAAAAACAACTATATATAACATCATAATACTAGACTAACCCTTGGTTGTCACAATTGTGTGCTTAATTTGTTCTACGAATCAACTTGGATATCTAAAACTGATCGTATATTATGATTAGGTGTTGGATTGGATGTCAAAACTGTGGCGGGTGAGAGCAATAGGCCCAACGCTTCCATCCATGTACGTGGACAAGCGGCTCCAAGACGACAAAGACTACGGCATCAACCTCTTCAAGCCACACTCCGCCGCCTGCATGGACTGGCTCAACCAGAAGCCGCCCGGCTCCGTCGTCTACGTCTCCTTCGGCAGCATGGCCGATCTCGACTCGGAACAAATGGAAGAGGTCGCCTGGGGATTAGACCAAAGCAACTACAGCTTCCTGTGGGTGGTGAGAGCTTCCGAACAAGCCAAGCTGCCGAAAGATTTCGAGAAGTCCGAGAAGGGGCTGGTGGTGGCGTGGAGTCCACAGCTTGAGGTTTTGTCTCACGAATCGATGGGCTGCTTTGTCACGCACTGTGGGCTCAACTCAGTGTATGAAGCGCTGAGCTTGGGAGTGGCTATGGTAGCGGTGCCGCTATGGACGGACCAGACGACGAACGCCAAGTACGTGGAGGATGTTTGGGGAGTGGGAATCCGAGCGGGAAAGGACGAGAAAGGGGTTGTGCGAAGAGAAGTGTTGGAACATTGCTTAAGAGAGGTGATGGAAGGAGAGAGAGGAAAGCGGATTAAGGAGAACTCGGCCAAGTGGAAGAGATTGGCGATTGAGGCGGTTTCCGAAGGCGGTTCTTCCGAAAAGAACGTCGATGAACTTGTGGATTTTCTCCAGAATCTTAACACTTCGTTTTGAGTGTTGGCTAGCTGGCCCCGCATGCATCCTGGGGATTTTGGCCAGATAATGCTGATTTTACCAAAAGTATCAAGTTTTCATAGCCTTTTGATTGTTgatttgatttctctctctccattttgtTGCATTAATTTATTGAAACTTCTTATTGAGATTGTTCTTATCATCTGTCTTTTTGCCTTTTGGGTACATAACACTATTGTCGATGATAGCAAAAGACATTAGGTTTCGCAGCTTTTAACCGTATTTTATTaagcttttttttatttctttatgcAGCGTATAAGTTCAATCAAACACGTGTTAGAGGACTCCAATCTTCGTTTGGAAAGCAGCCCTGAAGAATCAAAGGCCTGCCCAAACACGCAATCTGATTAAAACCCTTTGACTGATTGTAGCCGCACGACGACGGCAagtgttgatttattttatatatttatcgtGGTTTATAAAAATGAAGGGATCAACGTCGCTAGCTGCTAACCAAGTTATATTGTAAAGAACATCAACCGCACCAAAATAGGATGCCACTTGGGATGACAAAATGATTCTGATGGTAAATGAGTCATATTATTTGTACAGAATATATATTACAGAAATATTtatagaagaattaaaatatttattttgtctcTGTAATTAATGACCTAAATGCCCaaaacatctctctctccctgtctctctctcgctctccttCTCACACCATCGGCCCCAGCAGTAGCAGCGACAAGCGACGGCAGCAATAAGGCAAGGCGAGGTGAGGCGGCGGGGCGAGGCGGCAACGAGTGAGGTTGCAGCAGCGAGGAAaggggggagagggagaaggggatGAGCAGGGATCAAAATATCGCGATtttttgatgtcaaaatatcgcgatatatcaTCCCTATAAGCTTTCTGTACAAAagcttctgtacaaatagcatttttcgaTGGTAAATAAGTTGAATCGTTCGTAAAGAGTTcgggatttgatttgataaaagCTTGATTGatttcatttataaaaataaacgAATCGcgtttgaatttaataaaatttaacttattaaattttaaaaatatgttcgATTAAAAATTCGTGAAtactaataaatttaattaaacgaTCATaaatatacttgattaaaaatttatgaataacTTATGAACAAactcatttataaaaatattaatacaattatttataattttataaatatattatttaacataatcttatcaaattttaaattattataataatatgattaaattaaatatatttaaaattattatatattaatttaatcatttaatataatatatgtatatttaataaaacaaaataataaattagatttaactaaataccatataaataattgtttaaattaaaaatcctaaaaagtaaagaaaattgAAGACTAGGGAGGAAAGGAGCATTTGCCGTCATTACAAGTCGCCATCTAAGCCTAAATCATCGCCAATTGCCCTTTTTCACTGCCATCGCATGTTGTCTTCCGCTATTTTGGCGTCGCTAGTTGTGCGTTATCTTTGCCTAAGTACTGTCACGCATACACACCTATGTTACATTATTGTCGCCCCATTGCAGTCTCCCATCATTCTCTGTTTGTCGCCACACATCCCTTGTCTTCACCTACTGTTATGTCTCTAAAGTACTGTTCATTATCGCTGCTCATCACTGCACACATTTCTCTTTCTATCCAACAACTGTAGCATCCTTTCTTCTCTTGTGTCAAACTTGAGTTTACACCGAACTCAAGCCAAAGCTTGGCTTGACAATCTTTTGATGATGTGAGCCCAAGTCATGCTCAAGTTCATACTTAAGTTTAGAAGTTGGCTTAAGTTAAATTCATCTTATCTCAATTTGATTGCAACCTTAactaaattcttatttatagctGATCGAGTCTTAGGTCTAtatggttttctttttcttttttcctctgTGGTCAATGCCTTAGAGTTGAAAATTAACATTGTCGTGTAACTTATGTGAagtttatgttaattaatttgaggttaATTTTTAGTCTACTGTTGAGGTGCTAATTCATGGAGTAGAGGGGTGAAATGAAAAAATTGTCATTTGAGGTTAAATTGAGTTCTGTTTAAGTGTAGtttactttatttattgtgacctaatttattattgtaaccTAATTTATTCTACTATCACACAAATTACAAGTTTAAATAGAGTGTAAAAATAAGGTACTTAATTGTTGAGAGAGATTTATGTTAGATGAATCCAAAAGGACATTCCATGTGTTCCGATTATTTGGGATCGTTTATTTGTGAAaatagttttagtttttttaaaaattatttaacaaaaaacccaaaaaacttagaaaacttaataaaatataaaatagagatttaaaaatgaaaaatttcataattaaattaaattgaaaaacaaatcgaaataaaaatttttaaattttctttactaattttgaagatttaaaaatgcaattttccaaaaaaaatagaaaataaaaaacagaaaaccaGAAAAATACAATACCCAAGGATTTAAAATGCCAAATCAGTAGGGCTGAAAAGGACCCAAAAtcagtttgttttttttttattaaggtAAATGACCCAAACaggattttatttatatatatatatatatatattttttttttggggggggggctgAGGCCCCAAACGTGAGTTCTTCCGGCCCAATCGAACCCAGGCCGACAGTAGCCAAGCCCAAGCCTGTATTGGCAATAGCAAAAGCCAGATTGGCTGAAGCGGAACGTAAAGCGAAAAGACAACAGCGTGTGTCGAAGGGTGTGATAATAAATACAACTAGTTATGCCCaattctctctcctctctctctctctctagggaTTTCGCTGCGTCCCGCGGAGCCCTCGCCAAACATGGTCTGATTCTCCGGCGAAATTCGCCGCCTTCCGATCGTTTCCCCGGCCCCCGTCGCTTCGATCCGGTAAGTCCACTTCGATTTCTCTCTTGAGCTTTTGCTCATTTCTGCAATTTCCCCCTTTAATCTCCAGATCGAGGCTTACTCTAATCTTCTAGGCTTGAACTAAAGTTCGCTTGTTTCGCTTTCTACTGCCGTTAACCCGTATTTCAGACTTGAGTTGACACGTCGATTGACGTTATTGATCTTCATTTATTGTAATATCTGTTTAATCTGTGTTTTCCGGTATGTAATTCGTCCAGTGTGCTTGTTGATCTAGCCATCAGCTGTCTGGTATTGACACTTCCTTCCTGCAAAATTAAAAGGTCTTTCCGTGTACGTTATTGGTACGGTACTGGATATACTACTTGGTAAGTagtgttgttgttttttttggttattttgggTTGACTTATGACATGCATTTTGTTCTCAAAGTTTTATCTGACgtttattttaagtaatttctttctatttctctcttctATCGAGTAATGAAGTGGCTACTGCTACTCgtttcaaaatttcatattaatacTGTATTAGGCATGCAAaaggatctctctctctctctcgctctccgGGATTGGGCAGGGAAAAGGTTTGGGAGCTTAGAAAAATCTGATTTGAGTTTGAGGTTAACAATTGGTTCTTTTTTAACCATTAATTAGTTAACAAAAAATTAGGACAAGGAATGGTTGAATACATTCGTTGCTGGTTTACTGTGATTGGTTCATCCAGTGCTTCCTTTTTGTTCTTATTGGATATGTATGATAAAGACTCAAAGcatctattttctcttttggTCTGTTCCGAGATAAAGTAACAGTCATTACTTGAAAGGCACTGTGTTTTTTATTTACCTAATTTTGGTGGTACATACCATGTACTGAATATAATTTCTGATGTCCCATGGACCACACACTGACTCTAGTGCTTCAATTAGcagtagtttttatttttatttccttttttgggTTGTAAAAATGCTTGTCTAAAAACAATATCTTGTCTATAAGGCATTTTATGTGCTCTCCACCCATGtatctcacacacacacatagctGGGAGCTCATGAGTCGATAGCCTACCCCAAACCTAGTTATTTTGTTACCCAGGCATGCATAGGGGCATGAAATAGTTTTCAAGAAGTCATGGGCTTCTCAAAACACTTGTAGAACACAAGTGAATTGGGATATTATCATCATATGCTTCTTGTCTCTGGGCTTCTTGAAACACTTGTAGAACACAAGTGAATTGGATATTATCATCATATGCTTCTATTCTGAAACGCACATGGACTCATGCACTTTAGAGTTGTTTTGTCAATTACTTGGACTGGAGAAA
This genomic stretch from Diospyros lotus cultivar Yz01 chromosome 1, ASM1463336v1, whole genome shotgun sequence harbors:
- the LOC127793247 gene encoding UDP-glycosyltransferase 74G1-like, which encodes MEKQTRGYKAHVLVIPFPAQGHINPMLQFSKRLLSKGIKPTFANTVYISKSMHGADAACSIALATISDGYDDGGHAQAESPETYLAKFEEVGSRTLASLIKELVDVGQPVDAVIYDGFLPWALDVAKEFGLVGVAFFTQSCAVNNIYYHVQRGILPVPLSGSPVLVPGLPPLEPWETPSYVHDHGAYPGFVHMVLNQFCNIEKADWVLFTVFYKLEEEVLDWMSKLWRVRAIGPTLPSMYVDKRLQDDKDYGINLFKPHSAACMDWLNQKPPGSVVYVSFGSMADLDSEQMEEVAWGLDQSNYSFLWVVRASEQAKLPKDFEKSEKGLVVAWSPQLEVLSHESMGCFVTHCGLNSVYEALSLGVAMVAVPLWTDQTTNAKYVEDVWGVGIRAGKDEKGVVRREVLEHCLREVMEGERGKRIKENSAKWKRLAIEAVSEGGSSEKNVDELVDFLQNLNTSF